Proteins from a genomic interval of Helicoverpa zea isolate HzStark_Cry1AcR chromosome 31, ilHelZeax1.1, whole genome shotgun sequence:
- the LOC124644959 gene encoding uncharacterized protein LOC124644959 — MAVRCFIILQALCVTFCLAYSQSNEETAREFIEHVLRIPDPEKILNSARGRLERSRQQEMRQRVSSDVDCEDPAELLPEYTASLQGPRELRQLGAQKHYPICHLERKIKKLNTNEYEYRPAYYEEVRCTMWSNEDIGDTNEICSSLGFACVQWNKTIHLTRRRYNSDCWETSTMVIPAGCECMWPVHRLGDMNLRV; from the exons GCGCTATGCGTGACCTTTTGCCTGGCCTATTCACAGTCAAACGAAGAAACAGCTAGAGAATTTATAGAGCATGTCCTCAGGATTCCTGACCCTGAAAAGATTCTGAACTCAGCACGTGGAAGACTTGAGAGGAGTAGACAACAAGAGATGAGACAGCGTGTTTCTTCTGACGTCGATTGTGAAGACCCCGCGGAG ttgCTACCTGAATACACGGCATCACTCCAAGGACCTCGAGAGTTGAGGCAGCTGGGAGCACAG AAACATTACCCGATCTGTCATTTGGAAAGGAAAATTAAGAAGCTGAATACCAATGAGTATGAATACAGACCAGCTTATTACGAAGAAGTTCGTTGCACCATGTGGTCGAATGAGGATATCGGAGACACTAATGAG ATATGTTCAAGCCTCGGGTTTGCCTGTGTGCAGTGGAACAAAACTATCCACCTGACTAGAAGACGATACAATag cgaTTGTTGGGAAACCAGCACCATGGTGATACCAGCGGGTTGCGAGTGTATGTGGCCAGTACATCGGCTCGGAGACATGAACCTTCGAGTTTAA